One segment of candidate division KSB1 bacterium DNA contains the following:
- a CDS encoding glycosyltransferase family 4 protein gives MSQDSKPHILLYAPTPPPYAGPEVATSLLLEAIKGEQIRLTHVPSNVRLENGKKGVLDAEGIINFMRVYRAFVKALVLNRPDKVYFLLSSGPVGLLRDIVIIFTIKLTGRVAIAHYRGGSFRSLYEQYPPLLRWLIRRALARVDCVIVQAEVLKPLFAGLVAQEKLRVLYNGIRLNGSLPRPRRSAPKPFTILFMGHVAFSKGFYELVHAYLQLRQKYEIRLLFAGEQRFAGERRKSISDFLSGAAREFFDREADHIERVITEFVNAAERHAAHYLGVISGEAKLRAFQEADVFVLPSYTEGFSMSVLEAMAHGLPVVVTPVGALPEVVREGVNGVFVEVGNSRDLADKLETLICRRERARAMGEYNARYVAERFGIAQVAAEFEEILAHA, from the coding sequence TTGAGTCAGGATAGCAAGCCACACATTCTTCTTTACGCCCCCACGCCGCCGCCCTATGCCGGTCCGGAAGTGGCCACCAGCCTGCTGCTCGAAGCCATCAAGGGTGAGCAGATCAGACTCACCCACGTGCCCAGCAATGTGCGCCTGGAAAACGGGAAAAAGGGCGTTTTGGATGCAGAAGGCATCATTAATTTCATGCGGGTTTATCGTGCCTTTGTGAAGGCGCTGGTGCTAAATCGGCCGGATAAGGTTTATTTTCTGCTGTCCTCCGGTCCGGTCGGCCTGCTGCGTGATATTGTGATTATTTTCACCATCAAACTGACGGGCCGCGTCGCCATTGCGCATTACCGTGGCGGCAGCTTCCGCAGTTTGTACGAGCAGTATCCTCCGCTGCTGCGCTGGCTCATCCGGCGCGCACTCGCACGCGTGGATTGTGTGATTGTGCAGGCGGAAGTCCTCAAACCATTGTTTGCCGGTCTGGTTGCGCAGGAGAAGCTGCGCGTGCTGTACAACGGCATCAGGCTGAACGGCTCTCTTCCCCGGCCGCGGCGTTCGGCGCCAAAACCCTTCACCATTCTGTTCATGGGGCACGTGGCGTTTTCCAAAGGATTCTACGAATTGGTGCACGCCTACCTGCAATTGCGCCAAAAGTATGAAATTCGTCTGTTGTTTGCCGGCGAGCAGCGTTTTGCCGGCGAGCGGCGGAAATCGATTTCAGACTTTCTGTCCGGAGCGGCGCGGGAGTTTTTTGATCGCGAAGCCGATCACATCGAGCGGGTGATAACCGAATTCGTCAACGCCGCGGAACGCCATGCGGCACATTATCTCGGCGTGATTTCCGGGGAGGCCAAACTGCGGGCCTTCCAGGAGGCGGATGTTTTCGTGCTGCCCTCCTACACCGAGGGTTTTTCCATGTCGGTGCTGGAGGCCATGGCACACGGCCTGCCGGTGGTGGTGACGCCGGTGGGGGCCTTGCCGGAGGTGGTGCGCGAGGGCGTGAATGGTGTGTTTGTGGAGGTGGGCAACAGCCGGGATTTGGCGGACAAGCTGGAGACCCTGATTTGCCGGCGTGAGCGGGCCCGCGCCATGGGGGAATACAATGCCCGCTACGTGGCTGAGCGCTTTGGCATTGCACAAGTGGCTGCCGAGTTCGAGGAAATTCTTGCCCATGCCTAG
- a CDS encoding glycosyltransferase family 4 protein produces the protein MMKNSTFAVKSPAMVVILTNIPTPYRIPLFNRVAERLRQHRLPLLVLFALPTYHRRRWQGVLAEARFDYRVLDLPRLPWGEEYVLAIPTWLSHLLRELRASCLILGGFSLPALTGARFARRQGIPYLIWSGETVAEASQRRGRLMRHFLRRRLVQQAAVCIAYGSRAREYLQTLGVAASKIKVAINCVDTDFFRDQVLSQRRLSHFDAARTRILFVGHLQHRKGLELVLRALQECRDLPWTLEVVGDGPARGELERLAVQLDLRTVSFHGFKQKAELPAYYAAADVFIFPSLQEIFGLVMVEAAAAGLPIIASKFAGGTVDVVQEGRNGFIVDPTDIPALAARIRELCTKPLLRQQMGRESLQIVAESVNIQRSAEGFVQAILSCTSQAR, from the coding sequence ATGATGAAGAACTCTACTTTTGCAGTAAAATCCCCGGCAATGGTCGTCATTCTCACCAACATTCCCACGCCCTATCGCATACCGCTGTTTAACCGTGTTGCCGAGCGGCTGCGCCAGCATCGCCTGCCGCTGCTGGTGCTGTTCGCCCTGCCGACTTACCATCGCCGGCGCTGGCAGGGGGTGCTGGCGGAAGCCCGTTTCGATTACAGGGTTTTGGATCTGCCGCGATTGCCCTGGGGCGAGGAGTATGTCCTGGCGATTCCCACATGGCTGAGTCACTTGCTGCGCGAACTGCGCGCCTCCTGCCTGATCTTGGGAGGTTTCAGTCTTCCCGCCCTGACCGGCGCCAGATTTGCCAGGCGTCAAGGAATTCCCTACCTGATCTGGTCCGGAGAGACAGTTGCCGAGGCTTCGCAACGGCGCGGAAGGTTGATGCGCCATTTCTTGCGCCGCCGCCTGGTACAACAAGCCGCGGTCTGCATTGCTTATGGCAGCCGGGCGCGCGAGTATCTGCAAACCCTGGGTGTGGCGGCCAGCAAGATCAAAGTGGCAATCAATTGCGTGGACACCGACTTTTTTCGGGATCAGGTGCTCAGCCAGCGCCGGTTGTCGCATTTTGATGCTGCCCGCACCCGCATTCTGTTTGTCGGACATTTGCAACACCGCAAGGGGCTGGAGTTGGTCCTGCGTGCGTTGCAAGAATGCCGCGATCTGCCGTGGACCTTGGAGGTGGTGGGGGATGGTCCGGCACGTGGCGAGCTTGAACGCCTGGCGGTGCAGCTTGACTTGCGCACGGTCAGCTTTCATGGATTCAAACAAAAAGCAGAGTTGCCGGCCTACTATGCAGCGGCGGATGTTTTCATTTTTCCCTCCTTGCAGGAGATTTTTGGCCTCGTGATGGTCGAAGCCGCGGCTGCCGGGCTGCCGATCATTGCCTCCAAATTCGCCGGCGGCACGGTGGACGTGGTGCAGGAGGGGAGAAACGGTTTCATCGTCGATCCCACCGACATTCCGGCCCTGGCGGCGCGCATTCGTGAACTGTGCACCAAACCACTGTTGCGGCAACAGATGGGCAGGGAATCGCTGCAGATTGTCGCCGAGTCGGTCAATATCCAGCGCAGTGCCGAGGGGTTTGTGCAGGCGATTTTGAGCTGTACTTCGCAAGCACGGTAA